The DNA sequence TCACTGTTAATGCTTCACTCGTGACAGCTGTCGCCGTGAAAGAAAGACAGCAACTAATAACAAAATAAGAAAACACTTCTCGGGATTGGGAGTCTAGTTACAACCGCTTTCCTTGACGCTTGCCTTTTTAGGGAGAAGCTGTTTACCTCTGGCCCCCCTATGCATCCGTCGCGTTCGTTCCCAGACGGGTTACCCTGGGTGGCTTGCGTCCGTATCGTGAACAGGAATGCGCGAAAGTCTGCGCCCAGGCTACCATTTGGGGAACCAGGGGAAAGAGCGTGGCGATGGCGCCTATGCACGTGGCCTGCTCTTCTGTGGTTACAACGTCACGcgcgtcggaggtgccggcgcAGCTGTAGCAGCGGTTGCGGCCGATGCATGGGCGGTGCGGTGACCACAAcggcgcttgtgtcggcgtagtgtAGTGCCGTATGAGAAAAATGTATGGTTTCGTAATCTACGCAGTCCATGTGTGCAGCCTAAATAGCTTCGCTGGTAATACGTCCTCATGTGAATGTTGCGGCCCCAAATAATTTTTTGTGTGAAAGTTATCTCTCCAACTTAAAACTATAGGCAAACGTAGGATTTGCCGCCCTACATATTGGAACACCGAATTCCGCATGATGCGGCAGCAACCTCACGACAGCACTACCTAAGCACGTTTTGGTTCGCAGCGCTTTTAGAGGCACTATCGCTTCTTTCCCGCCGAGAAGAAAGCTGTTAAAACGTCTTCTCCGAAGAGAAACCATTCGGACAAGGCCGATTGACGCCGCCATCGGTACACGTATTGCCCATCCAATTTTCTTTGTCGCGTATGCGTTTATTCGTCGTGAAAATAATGGGCCCGTGATAGCTGTACCTCCAAGACGCGTCGTCCTCAAGATGGCTTCGACGCCTCTGGCTTCTTGGACTTTTCCGGCTCTTTCGCCTTTTCTGGTTCCTTGGCGTTTTCTGTTTTCTTGGGTTTTTGCGGCCCTTTCGGCTTCTCCGAATCCTTTGGATTTTCCGGCTGCTTCGCCTTTTCCGGATCCTTTGGTCTTTCCGGATGCTTCGACTTCTCCAGATCCTTTGGACTTGCCGGATGCTTCGGCTTTTCCTGATCCTTTGGACTTTCCGGATGCTTCGGCTTTTCCTGATCCTTTGGACTTTCCGGGTGCTTCGGCTTTTCCTGATCCTTTGGACTTTCCGGGTGCTTCGGCTTTTCCTGATCCTTTGGACTTTCCGGGTGCTTCGGCTTTTCCTGATCCTTCGGCCTTTCCGGATGATTCGGCTTCTCCTGATCATTTGGCCTATCCGGATGACTCGGCTTTTCTGGTTCCCTTGGATTTACTGGTTGCTTTGGCCCCTCTAGCCCATTTCGGTATTGATTGAAGCAATATTCGGTTGGCGCGCACCGTGGACAAAGCTCTCCTGGTCGCACCTTGAAGTAGCATGCTGACAGGCACCCCCCACACGATGCTGCGGACCAAAGGATACTTGGTTATGTACGGAAGCATCTAAACAGCCTCGACAATATGTACAGGGTTAAATAATAAGTACCCGATACAGTAAAATCATCATGTATGTCGTAGGCGAGATGTGTGCCCACCCTGACAGTATGTAGATCTCTTTGTACAGTACGATCCCACGTAACATTTTTCTCGTCGCCTACGCGACCCTGTAACAGTCTTCCTGGGCTTGCCCCGACCTTGTCAAACACATTGCTATACCCTGTGCTACCCTATACACTCTGCTACCCTTTCTTCGTGGAAAGCTGTGCTGTCTTTGTCATACCTAAGGCCTCAGCACCATGTAACCTATATCGCAAGACTCGCAGTTACCCTGGACTAAGGGCTCCTCCCACAGAAGAGTTCCACCCTGACTTAGCCCAATTAAGATTCCTCTTTGTCTCTGTATGATTCCTTGGCGTATAAAAGGACTAGAAAATTCAGTGGTGATTTAGTGTTAAATGCAATAGGATTGCGTTGGCATTGGGCCGAACACTTTTTGAAGCCTCGGATCCATGATTGATTCCGAGTTAGCCACATTGCAAAGTTGAAAAGCTTACTTGACACACGTCCTGACTCTTCGAGGAGTGAAGCGCAACTGACGGTGATTCGGAGCGCACCACCATCAGTCTcacgatacacacacacacacacacacacatatctgcaagagtgtgtgtgtgtgtgtgtgtgtgtgtgtgtgtgtgtgtgtgtgtgtgtgtgtgtgtgtgtgtgtgtgtgtgtgtgtgtgtgtgtgtgtgtgtgtgtgtgtgtgtgtgtgtgtgtgtgtgtgtgtgtgtgtgtgtgtgtgtgtgtgtgtgtgtgtgtgtttgaaatATGACATAGTGACAAAGGTCGGCCTGAATGACTGTCTTTCCTGTCAAAACAAGCCCCTTCCGAGCGACATGCGCCGACCAAAAATTATAACCAAACGTGAAGATGACAATTTGTGACGGATTGTCAGCTCCacgtttggtttggtttggtgtgACAAGTTTGTGACGGATTTATTGCGAATAGTACCATCATCAACTGTTGGTACTGTTTCCGATTCGCCACAGTTGCCTCACTGAACTTCTCTCCCTCAAGAGCGTATCCTCATTGCCTGTCATTATAGGGTGCGTGACATTGGTGTGCCCAACAGAAggtatgctactaatttagtcGAAATTGTAGCTTGTACTCACGGCAAACACAGATGCCGCAGCTGCTGGGATACTCGAGGCCGTACTGGCACGGGCACTGGCACGGCAGCGAAGGAAGGCAGAAGAAACTCACTTGCAACAAGCTGAACCTTGCTTTGTGCTGAGTGAGGTGCTGCCCTGCGAAAGTCAAGGCGCACATGAGGGCAGCCACATGGTCATCATTACCATCATTACCATCCTGCTCAGTATGTACTGTGGGGCTAAGGCATCGcccagcgatctccagttacccccaTTTCGCGTCATCTGACTCCGTCCTGTTCTTGCTGATTTTCTAATCTCGTCAAACATCCCAATGACCTGCCGTTCTCAAACACGTTTTCCTCCCCATGGCACAAATTCTGTTGCTCTGACAGACATTCTGCACATTACGTGACCTCTCCAACGCCGTTTCTTTCTCTAAATGCCAGTTATAAGCTGCATCTGTCCTGTTATTTACACAGGAGGAAagaaatgctggctctcccgtaatcgagagcagatgtaagcattaaatggctaccggcaaagcaggttGGTTGGAGATGAGGCTAGTCACAATATTAATATGTGTGTAGTGCACGTTCGCAATGGAgcaccccaccacaccgcacTACGCCATACTGGGGACTGGTTCgtatggacgcaatagtttcctgtcacagacagaacctcgtTGCAAATAGCCATCCGCGGTGCTCCGGAGGCTACCAGCTTGGTCGCTGCTTTCCGATACAGGTTTGCGTTGCCcagtacgtgctgcataaaagtggttttccgagcgtgaaagaagcccgaaaatgcacgcaaagtgcctccagtggccagtcacgcggcaatatTGATTGCATCTGCTGgcatctttcacgctcgggaaaacactttcATGTGGCGCGCATTGggcaacacaaagctgtatcggtagtCTTTCATGTCGCTttccaattttctcattgacacttttcatctaattatgatactttagaagttgaataattattaAATGAGAcgattatctaattaggtgaaTTGAAAAAATTGATTtaagcatctccaagcgacggcaaccaGCATTACctacgtggcactcgcatatCTTTTATACtgtggctaaaattagctgggacaccctgtgtatagtCCCGGCCTGTGCAGCTAATCGATAATTATTCTTCGACAGCTGTACTTTTGACGTTCGTGTTGACTACCGGCGACCTTGATGATCTTGATATATCACCGGTTGAACTTATCGATGACCTTGCAAAATCGCAATCTAATTTCGAGCAATGCCGCTTATGAAATTATACCAAACGTACCGCTTTCCTGGGGAGAAGAAGAAAACAGTTTGGGAGACTTCGGACACCTCTTAAAGTACGCCTCTGAATCCGTTGTAAGGAGCGCGCTTCTAGAGTACTGAAAGTTCGGTTACCGCACACCATTGGAAGTAACGTTGGAATTTCAAGCACTCGTTCACCCCTCGCATGGCACACGCGGAAAGACCGTGAAGTAATAGAAAAACTACGTGCAGCGCTCATTTCTAACGTAACGTAACGTTGTCGTAGCTAACGACAATGACGAGCACTTGGAACAAACCTGAACCAGCTTCCGAGCAAACTGCCGTGAGAAGTAAGACGGACAAGGTCGCAcccaacattttctttttattccgtTGCCCTGAAACATAAGATAGGTTGGATGTGAGTAGAGGTAAGTTAATCGTGGGCAATCTAATCACTGACAATTTTGCAAGGTTCGGTGTTTGCCAAGCGACAAATTTTCCAAGCCACCGTACGCGTCACGTAAACTGTCGTTAAGGTCTTGTACAATTCTCATAAAATTTCTATAGGCAGGACACACATTTACAGCTGAGATTGTAATGAGATAAACAGAAGGATTGTGGCTTGAGGAGAGTACTAAAATACAACACAGATCAATTTAATAAACGCGGCAAAGCATTCTTTCGAAAATCAACCTTCGTTTCTTTTGGCGGGAAGAAGTTGGTTATTACTGCATAACCAAGATCACCAAACTTTCTCAtttttgaattttgcgccgaaacctGGGCCGGCACCGGCACGCTCGGGCTTCAGCGGCTCAATGTGAAGTCAGTGTGTGATATTCAATGTGACGACGAAGATATTGAGGTATATATGTCTTGCATTTCAGCCGCTTTGGCGCAAGAAAGTTTATGCAACTTGCTAGGTTCCTTCAGAGTGCAATGCTGTGCCCAAGACCCCAGCCCAGTAAATGATGACAATGTCAATTACATTATAGTAAGTTACTGCGGTATTCGTGAGTGTATTTTAGTTTTTGCGTCTGTTTAGGCTCCCCAAGCCAGCTGTCCCTGTGTGAACGGCCGCTTCCCTGCCCGAGAAGAGCAATTCATTAATATAGCATACTCTAATaatcctatttatttatttatttatttatttatttatttatttatttatttagatataGCGCATGCTctattcgggcccaagcaggagtggttacatcagCAGTAATAAATAAGActagaaagagagaaatagaaaaatGCAGAAGAAGTCTCGGACATCAACATATGAAATGTAGAATTGTCAACAATAAGTATAAAGCAAAAGCAATAGTTTTAGTTCACAACTCAAAAACAAAGTAGTGATATACCATGCATACACAACAGTTCACTGCATTCAGCATTTTACCAAATATCAATATAGAACACACACGAGAATTGACTAATTTCCTTCATCGCGTGTAGTGCaatatttataaaaagaaagattATTCACGAGATGAACGAACTATTGTGGTTGTATTCGCGTTAAATAGTTCTTGTAGTAATTTATTCCATAAATTCCATAATGATATAGCATAAGGAAACAGGAAATACTGACGTATGCTAAGGGGGCTAAATGGTTGCCTAACTGTTTTGTTGTGTTGTGTGTGATCAAAGTGCATGTATGGCTCAGCCATATGACATTCACGCAGTATTTTAATGTGACCATGGTAGAGCTGATAGATAAATGTTAGTCTGGACACCATTCTACGATGATCCAGATTTCTTTTGCCCTATCGCGAAGGAAAGATACGCTCGAGACGCGTAGTTATAATAGATAAACAAGACTAAGTTCTGCACCATTTCTATTTTTGTAATTAAATATTGTTGATACGTACTGCAGATCAGATCCGCATATACAAATTTTGCTCTAAtgagagctttgtatgctgttaacttTGCAGGGGGTGAAGCATGACGCAGTCTCTCGTTTTGGAGATGCCAACTTTTTGTGTGCGTTACTGCGAAGATTATCTACATGGGGCTCCCACCTTAATGTGAGTGTGACAGACAAATACTTCACTttccaagtcttttttttttatgtaagcaTTTTTAATGGTGTAAGCAAGTTCTAaagggtcttttttgttactaaaTCTTATGCTCGCTGTTTTTGAAGGATTCGGCTTCAAGCGCCATTTAGCACTGATTGAAAGCACTGATTCAACCACGGAATGATTGAATGCGATGCATTATTCAGTCTGACTTGATCAGAGTGTTAATTTGTGCTGGTGTAAACAACACAACCGTCCACAAGAAGTCGGATCTTCACACGTGGTTGCACTGATATATAGATATAATTTATGTAAACCGAGAACGAGAGTGCACCAAGCACCGACCCTTGAGTGCTCTGAGTGCGTTAGATATGCAGTCATTAACAGCCACGTATTGTTGCCTTGAAGCTAAGTAGCATGCTATCCAGGGAATAATGTTGCGTTCAATTAGTACCAATAGCATGCGGTTTAGTTACTAAATCGTCATTCGAGTGTTTTCTAGCGCTTTTGTCTATTAATATTCAAAACACCACGGCAACATTACGGACCACAATATAGATCCAAAGAAGTAGATTTAAGTTCTTTGTATATATTGGTATAAGAACATGTTTAAACAAGGGTAAAGTGCTTCGGGCAGGCTAGCCGACGTCTCGATAGGTCGACCTATATTTGTCAAGAGCGACCTCGTCATCTTTGGCGTGTTAGTTTTAACAGGTTACTAGAGTAACATCAAACCACCACCAACAGCGACACCACGTGACGTCACTCGACTAGCCTGTTAAGACTAACACGTCAGTGATGACAAGACCGCCTTAGACAAATATAGGTCCAACTATCCAAAAGTCAgtcagcctgtctgaggcactttacTCAGTTTATGCAAATTTGATCTCGCagtgtgtctccatgtgtcacCCGCCATCTTTACTTTTGTTTATAGACAGCATACACACTTTGTAGAGTCAAAAATACGAAACATCCCGAGCGAAATTTCTGGCTAAGCCGCTAAAAGCAACCATCTGAGCATCTGGAAGTTCTCAAGTGGTGTGAGTGGGGCGAGCACGTAACTGAGTATAGGGAAGTGCTTCGACGAAAGCCTCACTCTGAGTAACCGGCATGAAGAGCACCAGGCGCTCAATACCAAGGATTTTTCTTCGTAAGCGGTCTTTGCCCTTAATCGGCCTCCTCCGCTAATAGTATGTCGCGCATCTTAATTACCCCGTGATGTACATAATCAAGTCTCCCCTATCATTATTTTCCTTACCTTTTCATCCACGCCACTTCCTGAACCAATTCACCGCAGCCCTTTAAGGGCAAGAATGTGAATGAATACATGtaaacacaacaacaacaacaccaacaactCATTAGAATTGACTGGAATTTACTCTTATGAACAATTCTACAGCCTAAGACCTTTTTTTGTCAACACGAGTATCGAGTTTGTTTTCTTTATCGCCATGTGGTGACAGTGGAGCTGAAATTAAGGAGGTGGCCTGACGAAGATGGCGACGATATAACGAACACGACTCGaaaatggcatgacgacaacaaGATAAGAAAAAAGGACGGATGGGCGCCGCAAAGCGCGTTTGCAGCTGCTGTTGCAGTAGGAGCCCCCTCATCATCGGCGCATGCACAGCGATACCTTGCGGAATTCTTAAGTATCATTACGCATCCTGTAATAAGCTTGTGGTGAACCTCACTATGACCTTGCGATTAAGCTATGTGAAGCTCGTGAAGTCATTGCAGCAACCAAGctgcggcaaaaaaaagaaaagttcattGCAACATACGCACGCTTTGCTGTCCGTAACGAGCATCGAGAGACGCATGCACATAGCATTGGGGCGGTCACCTCGGGATTCATAAGCCCACAGTTCAGTCACAGAGCCGGCCCCACAAAATTTTCACAACGCTCTGCAATCACAGAAGTCCACACACGTTGCACACAGTGCCAAAGGCATCGTCCAGGGACCCGCATTCGTACTCCGTGTAGGCATGAACCGGTCGGTAAGCGTTGATGTTGGCGGCGCGAATTCACTGACCTTCGCGCTCGCACTGACGCACTGCGGTCTCTCCGGGATGTCTCCGTTTCCGAGTCCACACTCCGCGATGTCTTGTCGGCGAAACCGCTTGGTCTCGCAGTCACGGGCACGAACATCAACGTTCTCCTGGTGAACGAGGCGAAGTGCTGTTCCTTTTAACGGGCTTCACGACATTCATCTTGCTGCAGCGGAAAGTGTAGGTTTGCTTCTCCACTTCTTCTGGCGCCGGTCCATGCAGTTGTTCGCTATTGTTGCTCCTTGACAATGTAGCATGTCCATTACTAGGAACCAGGTCAGAAACGTACGGTATGAGGAACGTAACAGGGTGTAAAGTGTCGTTTTAAATCAAGGAAAAGGAGGAGGCACATACGCGAGGTCTAACAATTTACGTGAAAAGTGATACCGGCAACGTGTGCATTTGTCCCCGTTGGCGCTTATCCCATAAGGCACATTCACAGGACCCGCTATCTGACACCGACGGACATCAACTACAATTGGGGGATGAGCCCGTAACTATACAGTCGCTCTAAGAGACGCGCAAGCGCCTCTGCGGGTCTCCGTTCTTGTCGCTAAcaattactctttttttttcctttctctctctcctctctttaGGCACGCGATAGCATCTCGATGTGCGACGTCATCTCACACGATCGAACTACGTGTAGCGAGCAGGTACCTACCTTATTCGTTCCCACTCTATGTTCGAGGCATTAACTGATCCTGAAGCACATACAGGCTCAGCTTGTTATCTTGAAGCTTACCTGCACTGCTCAAGCGAAGGCCTCAAAAACAAGCGACGCGCCCCATGCCTTCTATTTCCACTCTCCCCATCTTGCCACGTTGCTATGCCACTTTATACGCGCTGTCGGGTATACTTAACTGCTGCGCAATATATTAAATGACACGTAGGGTGGTTACCTATACGAAATCCTAATCATTTGggacttgctttttttttcagtccttCAGTAGAGCGCCTTAAACGAACATACCGGGGCCGTCACAGTCTGAGGTGCTACTTCGTTCGGGGTGTTCATTCATTCTGAAAGCTAAATGACTTCATATTTTCTAACCATGCACCTCTTATATCGCCGGGAGCAATCGTGAGCATCACC is a window from the Dermacentor variabilis isolate Ectoservices chromosome 3, ASM5094787v1, whole genome shotgun sequence genome containing:
- the LOC142573934 gene encoding uncharacterized protein LOC142573934, giving the protein MNEHPERSSTSDCDGPGQRNKKKMLGATLSVLLLTAVCSEAGSGQHLTQHKARFSLLQVSFFCLPSLPCQCPCQYGLEYPSSCGICVCPSCGGCLSACYFKVRPGELCPRCAPTEYCFNQYRNGLEGPKQPVNPREPEKPSHPDRPNDQEKPNHPERPKDQEKPKHPESPKDQEKPKHPESPKDQEKPKHPESPKDQEKPKHPESPKDQEKPKHPASPKDLEKSKHPERPKDPEKAKQPENPKDSEKPKGPQKPKKTENAKEPEKAKEPEKSKKPEASKPS